A DNA window from Takifugu flavidus isolate HTHZ2018 chromosome 15, ASM371156v2, whole genome shotgun sequence contains the following coding sequences:
- the si:ch211-14a17.10 gene encoding putative leucine-rich repeat-containing protein DDB_G0290503 isoform X3 — MASVSYTVWVPLLLTFVSPASGQGQGFPRKYVLKSPRKFAGVDISSTGALILPPGLNSKNINVTTVVVKPCKRLEELVAELTRELADTTDLYNQMENEASGLKSEVNRLKTQVATCDLSVYQSQLQRKLSHILETFDSEAFWVLKTASLTRDVMRLQQQIKRAANSTDASRDEAMIVLQKELQEKNRQLSVLQQQFQGSRGDDYVKINQIILLLNQIWNLDLLDKETPQKQSAFIAKQTQLDKLISELQRKDATSAMLALLSVQDQITRAQRTTKVVVEESKTNYAIYQRQWSQKVELLKKKVVELSRDVNNTEITMEILKLQSEVENIKLLIVKEKRTTETLTTEMKVSLETLKKQQMVLQKQLEEVDYVQAQMILKIFNIMKEIREQEADEPEYKPSKFTNLETLLQAKEKELTNAQTELKELKRKLQSVGQSCYLHTQSEFEQQVAALASAGESDTALILSAIKLQDEIKILEELIKRTTDKDKLSDLKNQLEAKQEKMFSKITNIERIPKTNPTKILEIVNLYSELWSLQRQPANGTTIEQVRAKQVRLDDLLGGITGNENMKATLRVSSLQNQVDYLQNSLLDLQTSQTAQVSQLKEDLAAKKMELQQYVKDLTDKNETNAKLILKVTDLYNQLRNLERERNSDRSASSMSITQLREQLKDAMEAQSSAEAQVKALQRQLQEQEIKCARIQEEVQELQRRLSSQSERCLNPEEKYNQAKTGLEDMIAKLNANGNARAAKVFSVLLNRTQENQGGAESGDIGEDDFQEMLNIILVEVDDGEATKLLMNIIKLQNQLRQLQRWAASDLPADQKTAITNELAAKNSELQQTIDELEEMNHSSASLIVAATDVYNRLRYARTEQQKDRAEVAELKEQLGRREAQHERDQAEIDRLQEQLNATVAKCSGVEAAVKGLQEDLEVKMKELQSKSDTVTSLALQVSTLTLQVTNLNSQLQQAAPGAKVKELQMIINEKNAELANKTEELSERSAQSQRILMIIQLQAEIEKYSKTAKNDMDFKKIQGLQERLKDLIDGIEETDDVNTKLTFILLAQRDEIAKLKIQEDRQTRENLEKIKDLENKVEDFKQQIQDKTQMIDSSNLRASELSAEIMALHKGINAMKDDISKLREENANIVKNLQSRLESSKKKLKDTSLLLQQTDAKNFDLIMEIVEVKDKLKKAQEDSLKSSTRTKNELEEVIETNQREMRRLETANNDLNQLVQELRTCCSDSPNQCEELERDLLQCRKDSEHLLQQMSAKDQKIEELTQQLQEQINQVDKVTEENAHLQERLSEKEDSVIRARRITMDPDTANPRVGLSAGNTQLYMMAVPQDVQDLPGRFDVVLASLGNTGYSSGRQYWEVSVGDRLCYHLGFASESAQRKGILKFSPATGYWTLILNKQGQFRALDRSPAVVKVQTPPVTLGILLDYKKGQISFYDTGARAHLYSFSGQTFTDKLYPFFNFCNDDLDNQTPIELLPPGPTNWLQ, encoded by the exons ATGGCTTCTGTCTCCTACACTGTTTGGGTTCCTCTCCTGCTGACCTTTGTCTCTCCAGCTTCTGGACAAGGACAAG GTTTTCCACGCAAATATGTTTTGAAGAGTCCAAGGAAATTTGCCGGAGTAGATATCAGTTCAACAGGAGCC TTAATCCTCCCACCTGGACTTAATTCCAAGAATATAAATGTCACG ACAGTTGTCGTCAAGCCGTGTAAAC GTCTGGAGGAACTGGTGGCTGAGCTCACCAGGGAACTCGCGGACACAACAGACCTTTACAACCAAATGG AAAACGAAGCCTCTGGGTTGAAGAGCGAGGTCAATCGCCTGAAGACGCAGGTCGCCACGTGCGATTTGAGTG TTTATCAATCCCAATTACAGAGGAAGCTGAGCCATATTCTGGAGACATTTGACAGTGAAGCTTTTTGGG TCCTGAAAACAGCCTCTCTGACCAGGGACGTGATGCGATTACAGCAACAAATCAAGCGTGCTGCAAATTCCACAGACGCTTCCAGAGATGAAG CTATGATCGTGCTGCaaaaagagctgcaggaaaaaaacagacaactGAGCGTTCTGCAACAGCAGTTCCAAGGATCCCGAGGAGATGACTATGTGAAGA ttaATCAGATCATCTTGCTGCTAAATCAGATCTGGAATTTGGACCTACTGGACAAAGAAACACCTCAAAAGCAGAGTGCATTCATTG CCAAACAAACCCAACTGGACAAATTGATCAGTGAGCTACAGAGGAAAGACGCCACTTCAGCCA TGCTGGCACTGCTTTCTGTGCAAGATCAGATCACGAGAGCCCAGCGGACCACGAAAGTCGTCGTCGAGGAATCCAAAACTAATTATGCCA TTTACCAGCGTCAGTGGAGCCAAAAAGTGGAGCTCCTCAAGAAGAAGGTCGTGGAGTTGAGCCGCGACGTGAATAATACAGAGATCA caatGGAGATTCTGAAGCTGCAGTCTGAGGTGGAGAACATCAAACTGTTGATTGTCAAAGAGAAGAGGACAACTGAAACTCTAACCACAG agATGAAAGTCTCCTTAGAGACGCTGAAGAAACAGCAGATGGTCCtacagaaacagctggaggaagtcGATTATGTCCAGGCACAAATGA tcTTGAAAATCTTCAATATAATGAAAGagatcagagagcaggaggccgATGAGCCAGAATACAAACCCAGCAAATTCACCA ACCTGGAGACTCTGCTGCAGGCCAAAGAGAAAGAACTCACCAACGCTCAGACCGAACTCAAAG AGCTGAAGAGGAAACTGCAGTCAGTGGGACAATCCTGCTACCTGC ACACCCAGTCGGAATTCGAACAACAGGTTGCAGCACTGGCCAGCGCAGGAGAGTCTGACACGGCCCTCA TTCTGAGTGCGATAAAACTGCAGGATGAGATAAAGATCCTGGAAGAACTTATCAAAAGGACGACCGATAAAGATAAGCTGTCGG ACCTCAAGAACCAGCTGGAGGCCAAGCAGGAGAAGATGTTCTCCAAGATCACCAACATCGAGAGGATTCCCAAAACGAACCCGACCAAAA TCTTGGAGATCGTCAACTTGTACAGCGAGCTGTGGAGTCTCCAGAGGCAGCCTGCGAATGGCACCACCATTGAGCAAGTGCGAG CGAAGCAGGTCAGACTGGACGACCTACTGGGCGGAATAACAGGGAACGAGAACATGAAAGCCA CGCTGAGAGTCTCGtccctgcagaaccaggtggaCTATCTGCAGAACAGCTTGTTGGACCTCCAGACCTCACAGACCGCCCAGGTGTCCC AGCTGAAGGAGGACCTGGCGGCCAAGaagatggagctgcagcaatATGTGAAGGACCTGACTGATAAGAACGAGACGAATGCCAAGCTGA TCCTCAAAGTCACAGATCTTTACAACCAGCTCAGAAACCTGGAACGAGAACGAAACAGCGACAGAAGCGCGTCCTCGATGTCCATCACCC AGCTGAGGGAACAGCTGAAGGACGCCATGGAGGCGCAGTCCAGCGCCGAggctcaggtcaaag CTCTTCAGCGTCAGCTTCAAGAGCAAGAAATTAAATGTGCCAGAATTCAGGAGGAAGTTCAAG agctgcagcgcAGGCTGAGTTCACAGTCGGAACGGTGCCTCAACCCCGAGGAAAAATACAACC AGGCGAAGACGGGACTCGAGGACATGATCGCAAAGCTGAACGCAAACGGGAACGCCAGGGCGGCGAAGG TTTTTTCAGTGCTGCTGAATAGAACCCAGGAGAACCAGGGCGGAGCTGAGAGCGGCGACATCGGCGAAGACG ACTTTCAGGAGATGCTGAATATCATCTTGGTTGAAGTCGATGACGGCGAAGCTACAAAGCTGC tCATGAATATCATAAAGCTGCAGAATCAGCTGAGGCAGCTGCAGAGATGGGCGGCTTCGGACCTCCCTGCCGATCAGAAAACAG CGATTACAAACGAGCTTGCCGCCAAAAACTCAGAGCTTCAGCAGACCATCgacgagctggaggagatgaaccACAGCAGTGCCAGCCTGA TCGTGGCCGCCACGGACGTGTACAACCGACTCAGATACGCCAGAACGGAACAACAGAAAGACCGGGCTGAAGTTGCAG agctgaaggagcagctgggacGGAGAGAGGCGCAGCACGAGCGCGACCAGGCCGAGATTGACC gtctgcaggagcagctgaatGCGACTGTAGCGAAATGCTCTGGTGTTGAGGCTGCAGTCAAGG gtctgcaggaggacctggaggtcaaaatgaaggagctgcagtccAAATCGGACACGGTGACATCGCTCG CTCTCCAGGTTTCCACTTTAACTCTGCAAGTGACGAACCTGAACAGCCAACTTCAACAGGCCGCTCCtggagcaaaggtcaaag AACTTCAAATGATCATAAATGAGAAAAACGCCGAGCTTGCCAACAAAACGGAGGAGCTCAGCGAAAGAAGCGCTCAGTCGCAAAGAA TTCTGATGATTATCCAGCTGCAAGCAGAAATAGAGAAATATTCCAAAACAGCCAAAAACGacatggattttaaaaaaatacaag GACTCCAAGAACGCTTGAAGGACCTGATCGATGGAATTGAAGAAACCGATGACGTCAACACCAAACTGA CGTTCATACTCTTGGCTCAGCGGGATGAGATCGCCAAGCTGAAGATccaggaagacaggcagacGCGGGAAAACCTGGAGAAGATCAAAG ATCTGGAGAACAAAGTGGAAGACTTCAAACAGCAGATTCAGGACAAGACGCAGATGATTGACTCCAGCAACCTGAGGGCCTCCGAGCTGT CGGCTGAAATTATGGCGCTCCACAAAGGCATCAATGCCATGAAAGATGACATATCGAAGCTCCGAGAGGAAAATGCCAATATTGTCAAAA ACCTACAGAGTCGGTTGGAGTCATCAAAGAAGAAACTCAAAGACACCTCGCTCCTTCTCCAGCAAACAGATGCCAAGAATTTTGACTTGA TCATGGAAATTGTCGAGGTCAAGGATAAATTGAAAAAGGCCCAAGAGGATTCATTAAAGTCAAGCACTAGAACAAAAAATG AGCTGGAAGAGGTAATAGAAACAAACCAAAGAGAGATGAGAAGACTGGAAACAGCAAATAATG ACTTGAATCAGTTGGTCCAGGAGCTGAGAACGTGCTGCAGTGACTCCCCCAACCAGTGTGAAG AGTTAGAACGGGACTTGCTGCAATGCAGAAAAGACTCCGAACACCTCCTTCAGCAGATGTCAGCCAAGGACCAGAAAATTGAGGAGCTgacgcagcagctccaggaacagATCAACCAGGTCGACAAAGTGACGGAGGAAAATGCGC ACCTTCAGGAAAGACTGTCAGAGAAGGAAGACTCAGTGATCAGAGCCA GACGAATAACCATGGATCCAGACACAGCAAACCCAAGGGTGGGTCTGTCTGCAGGGAACACCCAGTTGTACATGATGGCAGTCCCCCAGGACGTCCAGGACCTTCCAGGTCGCTTTGATGTGGTGCTGGCCTCTCTGGGCAATACCGGCTACTCCTCTGGCAGACAGTACTGGGAGGTCAGCGTAGGCGATCGGCTATGTTACCACCTTGGTTTTGCCAGTGAGTCTGCCCAGAGAAAAGGAATTCTAAAATTCAGCCCGGCAACTGGCTACTGGACCTTAATCCTAAACAAACAGGGTCAGTTCAGAGCTCTTGATAGATCACCTGCTGTTGTTAAAGTCCAGACACCACCAGTGACACTGGGCATTTTACTGGATTACAAAAAGGGGCAGATTTCGTTCTATGACACAGGTGCCAGAGCTCATTTGTACTCCTTCAGTGGTCAAACGTTCACAGATAAACTTTACCCATTCTTCAATTTTTGTAATGATGATCTTGACAACCAGACCCCGATAGAGCTATTGCCTCCCGGACCGACTAACTGGCTACAGTAA
- the si:ch211-14a17.10 gene encoding putative leucine-rich repeat-containing protein DDB_G0290503 isoform X1, whose protein sequence is MASVSYTVWVPLLLTFVSPASGQGQGFPRKYVLKSPRKFAGVDISSTGALILPPGLNSKNINVTTVVVKPCKRLEELVAELTRELADTTDLYNQMENEASGLKSEVNRLKTQVATCDLSVYQSQLQRKLSHILETFDSEAFWVLKTASLTRDVMRLQQQIKRAANSTDASRDEAMIVLQKELQEKNRQLSVLQQQFQGSRGDDYVKINQIILLLNQIWNLDLLDKETPQKQSAFIAKQTQLDKLISELQRKDATSAMLALLSVQDQITRAQRTTKVVVEESKTNYAIYQRQWSQKVELLKKKVVELSRDVNNTEITMEILKLQSEVENIKLLIVKEKRTTETLTTEMKVSLETLKKQQMVLQKQLEEVDYVQAQMILKIFNIMKEIREQEADEPEYKPSKFTNLETLLQAKEKELTNAQTELKELKRKLQSVGQSCYLHTQSEFEQQVAALASAGESDTALILSAIKLQDEIKILEELIKRTTDKDKLSDLKNQLEAKQEKMFSKITNIERIPKTNPTKILEIVNLYSELWSLQRQPANGTTIEQVRAKQVRLDDLLGGITGNENMKATLRVSSLQNQVDYLQNSLLDLQTSQTAQVSQLKEDLAAKKMELQQYVKDLTDKNETNAKLILKVTDLYNQLRNLERERNSDRSASSMSITQLREQLKDAMEAQSSAEAQVKALQRQLQEQEIKCARIQEEVQELQRRLSSQSERCLNPEEKYNQAKTGLEDMIAKLNANGNARAAKVFSVLLNRTQENQGGAESGDIGEDDFQEMLNIILVEVDDGEATKLLMNIIKLQNQLRQLQRWAASDLPADQKTAITNELAAKNSELQQTIDELEEMNHSSASLIVAATDVYNRLRYARTEQQKDRAEVAELKEQLGRREAQHERDQAEIDRLQEQLNATVAKCSGVEAAVKGLQEDLEVKMKELQSKSDTVTSLALQVSTLTLQVTNLNSQLQQAAPGAKVKELQMIINEKNAELANKTEELSERSAQSQRILMIIQLQAEIEKYSKTAKNDMDFKKIQGLQERLKDLIDGIEETDDVNTKLTFILLAQRDEIAKLKIQEDRQTRENLEKIKDLENKVEDFKQQIQDKTQMIDSSNLRASELSAEIMALHKGINAMKDDISKLREENANIVKNLQSRLESSKKKLKDTSLLLQQTDAKNFDLIMEIVEVKDKLKKAQEDSLKSSTRTKNELEEVIETNQREMRRLETANNDLNQLVQELRTCCSDSPNQCEELERDLLQCRKDSEHLLQQMSAKDQKIEELTQQLQEQINQVDKVTEENALLQNERERLESIVEDLQERLSEKEDSVIRARRITMDPDTANPRVGLSAGNTQLYMMAVPQDVQDLPGRFDVVLASLGNTGYSSGRQYWEVSVGDRLCYHLGFASESAQRKGILKFSPATGYWTLILNKQGQFRALDRSPAVVKVQTPPVTLGILLDYKKGQISFYDTGARAHLYSFSGQTFTDKLYPFFNFCNDDLDNQTPIELLPPGPTNWLQ, encoded by the exons ATGGCTTCTGTCTCCTACACTGTTTGGGTTCCTCTCCTGCTGACCTTTGTCTCTCCAGCTTCTGGACAAGGACAAG GTTTTCCACGCAAATATGTTTTGAAGAGTCCAAGGAAATTTGCCGGAGTAGATATCAGTTCAACAGGAGCC TTAATCCTCCCACCTGGACTTAATTCCAAGAATATAAATGTCACG ACAGTTGTCGTCAAGCCGTGTAAAC GTCTGGAGGAACTGGTGGCTGAGCTCACCAGGGAACTCGCGGACACAACAGACCTTTACAACCAAATGG AAAACGAAGCCTCTGGGTTGAAGAGCGAGGTCAATCGCCTGAAGACGCAGGTCGCCACGTGCGATTTGAGTG TTTATCAATCCCAATTACAGAGGAAGCTGAGCCATATTCTGGAGACATTTGACAGTGAAGCTTTTTGGG TCCTGAAAACAGCCTCTCTGACCAGGGACGTGATGCGATTACAGCAACAAATCAAGCGTGCTGCAAATTCCACAGACGCTTCCAGAGATGAAG CTATGATCGTGCTGCaaaaagagctgcaggaaaaaaacagacaactGAGCGTTCTGCAACAGCAGTTCCAAGGATCCCGAGGAGATGACTATGTGAAGA ttaATCAGATCATCTTGCTGCTAAATCAGATCTGGAATTTGGACCTACTGGACAAAGAAACACCTCAAAAGCAGAGTGCATTCATTG CCAAACAAACCCAACTGGACAAATTGATCAGTGAGCTACAGAGGAAAGACGCCACTTCAGCCA TGCTGGCACTGCTTTCTGTGCAAGATCAGATCACGAGAGCCCAGCGGACCACGAAAGTCGTCGTCGAGGAATCCAAAACTAATTATGCCA TTTACCAGCGTCAGTGGAGCCAAAAAGTGGAGCTCCTCAAGAAGAAGGTCGTGGAGTTGAGCCGCGACGTGAATAATACAGAGATCA caatGGAGATTCTGAAGCTGCAGTCTGAGGTGGAGAACATCAAACTGTTGATTGTCAAAGAGAAGAGGACAACTGAAACTCTAACCACAG agATGAAAGTCTCCTTAGAGACGCTGAAGAAACAGCAGATGGTCCtacagaaacagctggaggaagtcGATTATGTCCAGGCACAAATGA tcTTGAAAATCTTCAATATAATGAAAGagatcagagagcaggaggccgATGAGCCAGAATACAAACCCAGCAAATTCACCA ACCTGGAGACTCTGCTGCAGGCCAAAGAGAAAGAACTCACCAACGCTCAGACCGAACTCAAAG AGCTGAAGAGGAAACTGCAGTCAGTGGGACAATCCTGCTACCTGC ACACCCAGTCGGAATTCGAACAACAGGTTGCAGCACTGGCCAGCGCAGGAGAGTCTGACACGGCCCTCA TTCTGAGTGCGATAAAACTGCAGGATGAGATAAAGATCCTGGAAGAACTTATCAAAAGGACGACCGATAAAGATAAGCTGTCGG ACCTCAAGAACCAGCTGGAGGCCAAGCAGGAGAAGATGTTCTCCAAGATCACCAACATCGAGAGGATTCCCAAAACGAACCCGACCAAAA TCTTGGAGATCGTCAACTTGTACAGCGAGCTGTGGAGTCTCCAGAGGCAGCCTGCGAATGGCACCACCATTGAGCAAGTGCGAG CGAAGCAGGTCAGACTGGACGACCTACTGGGCGGAATAACAGGGAACGAGAACATGAAAGCCA CGCTGAGAGTCTCGtccctgcagaaccaggtggaCTATCTGCAGAACAGCTTGTTGGACCTCCAGACCTCACAGACCGCCCAGGTGTCCC AGCTGAAGGAGGACCTGGCGGCCAAGaagatggagctgcagcaatATGTGAAGGACCTGACTGATAAGAACGAGACGAATGCCAAGCTGA TCCTCAAAGTCACAGATCTTTACAACCAGCTCAGAAACCTGGAACGAGAACGAAACAGCGACAGAAGCGCGTCCTCGATGTCCATCACCC AGCTGAGGGAACAGCTGAAGGACGCCATGGAGGCGCAGTCCAGCGCCGAggctcaggtcaaag CTCTTCAGCGTCAGCTTCAAGAGCAAGAAATTAAATGTGCCAGAATTCAGGAGGAAGTTCAAG agctgcagcgcAGGCTGAGTTCACAGTCGGAACGGTGCCTCAACCCCGAGGAAAAATACAACC AGGCGAAGACGGGACTCGAGGACATGATCGCAAAGCTGAACGCAAACGGGAACGCCAGGGCGGCGAAGG TTTTTTCAGTGCTGCTGAATAGAACCCAGGAGAACCAGGGCGGAGCTGAGAGCGGCGACATCGGCGAAGACG ACTTTCAGGAGATGCTGAATATCATCTTGGTTGAAGTCGATGACGGCGAAGCTACAAAGCTGC tCATGAATATCATAAAGCTGCAGAATCAGCTGAGGCAGCTGCAGAGATGGGCGGCTTCGGACCTCCCTGCCGATCAGAAAACAG CGATTACAAACGAGCTTGCCGCCAAAAACTCAGAGCTTCAGCAGACCATCgacgagctggaggagatgaaccACAGCAGTGCCAGCCTGA TCGTGGCCGCCACGGACGTGTACAACCGACTCAGATACGCCAGAACGGAACAACAGAAAGACCGGGCTGAAGTTGCAG agctgaaggagcagctgggacGGAGAGAGGCGCAGCACGAGCGCGACCAGGCCGAGATTGACC gtctgcaggagcagctgaatGCGACTGTAGCGAAATGCTCTGGTGTTGAGGCTGCAGTCAAGG gtctgcaggaggacctggaggtcaaaatgaaggagctgcagtccAAATCGGACACGGTGACATCGCTCG CTCTCCAGGTTTCCACTTTAACTCTGCAAGTGACGAACCTGAACAGCCAACTTCAACAGGCCGCTCCtggagcaaaggtcaaag AACTTCAAATGATCATAAATGAGAAAAACGCCGAGCTTGCCAACAAAACGGAGGAGCTCAGCGAAAGAAGCGCTCAGTCGCAAAGAA TTCTGATGATTATCCAGCTGCAAGCAGAAATAGAGAAATATTCCAAAACAGCCAAAAACGacatggattttaaaaaaatacaag GACTCCAAGAACGCTTGAAGGACCTGATCGATGGAATTGAAGAAACCGATGACGTCAACACCAAACTGA CGTTCATACTCTTGGCTCAGCGGGATGAGATCGCCAAGCTGAAGATccaggaagacaggcagacGCGGGAAAACCTGGAGAAGATCAAAG ATCTGGAGAACAAAGTGGAAGACTTCAAACAGCAGATTCAGGACAAGACGCAGATGATTGACTCCAGCAACCTGAGGGCCTCCGAGCTGT CGGCTGAAATTATGGCGCTCCACAAAGGCATCAATGCCATGAAAGATGACATATCGAAGCTCCGAGAGGAAAATGCCAATATTGTCAAAA ACCTACAGAGTCGGTTGGAGTCATCAAAGAAGAAACTCAAAGACACCTCGCTCCTTCTCCAGCAAACAGATGCCAAGAATTTTGACTTGA TCATGGAAATTGTCGAGGTCAAGGATAAATTGAAAAAGGCCCAAGAGGATTCATTAAAGTCAAGCACTAGAACAAAAAATG AGCTGGAAGAGGTAATAGAAACAAACCAAAGAGAGATGAGAAGACTGGAAACAGCAAATAATG ACTTGAATCAGTTGGTCCAGGAGCTGAGAACGTGCTGCAGTGACTCCCCCAACCAGTGTGAAG AGTTAGAACGGGACTTGCTGCAATGCAGAAAAGACTCCGAACACCTCCTTCAGCAGATGTCAGCCAAGGACCAGAAAATTGAGGAGCTgacgcagcagctccaggaacagATCAACCAGGTCGACAAAGTGACGGAGGAAAATGCGC TGTTGCAAAACGAGAGGGAACGTCTTGAAAGCATCGTGGAAG ACCTTCAGGAAAGACTGTCAGAGAAGGAAGACTCAGTGATCAGAGCCA GACGAATAACCATGGATCCAGACACAGCAAACCCAAGGGTGGGTCTGTCTGCAGGGAACACCCAGTTGTACATGATGGCAGTCCCCCAGGACGTCCAGGACCTTCCAGGTCGCTTTGATGTGGTGCTGGCCTCTCTGGGCAATACCGGCTACTCCTCTGGCAGACAGTACTGGGAGGTCAGCGTAGGCGATCGGCTATGTTACCACCTTGGTTTTGCCAGTGAGTCTGCCCAGAGAAAAGGAATTCTAAAATTCAGCCCGGCAACTGGCTACTGGACCTTAATCCTAAACAAACAGGGTCAGTTCAGAGCTCTTGATAGATCACCTGCTGTTGTTAAAGTCCAGACACCACCAGTGACACTGGGCATTTTACTGGATTACAAAAAGGGGCAGATTTCGTTCTATGACACAGGTGCCAGAGCTCATTTGTACTCCTTCAGTGGTCAAACGTTCACAGATAAACTTTACCCATTCTTCAATTTTTGTAATGATGATCTTGACAACCAGACCCCGATAGAGCTATTGCCTCCCGGACCGACTAACTGGCTACAGTAA